The genomic DNA GCTACCGCACCGTCTCCGAGACGGGGCCGGACCACGAGAAGATCTTCGAGGTCCAGGTGCTCCTGGGTGAGGAGGTGTACGCAACCGCCACGGGACGCAGCAAGAAGGACGCCGAGCAGATGGCCGCCCGGACGGCCCTGGACGAGTGGCACAAGCGGATTGAAAAACCGGAAGCGGTGATTTCTCCGGCGTCCCCCAGTCCGAAGGAAGACCCCCCGGGCTGAAACTTCTTGGTCCCCCTGGACGTGGCGAATAAGGTCCCGCGCCCAATCCGCTGGTGGGTTTCGACTCGGGAGGCAGGCCATGGGAATGATGGATGAGGCGCGCGCGGGTAAGGATCTCTACGCCACCTTCGACACCACCGAGGGGACGATCGTGGTGAAGCTCCTGTCGAAGGAGGCCCCGATCACGGTGGAGAACTTCGTGGGGCTGGCGACGGGCGAGAAGGACTGGAAGCACCCGGGCACGGGCGAGCAGATGAAGGGCACGCCCTACTATGACGGCACCATCTTCCACCGCTGTCTGCCCAACTTCATGGTGCAGGGCGGAGATCCGCTGGGCGAGGGGTACGGCGGCCCCGGGTTCAACATCCCGGACGAGTACCAGAGCGGCCGCACCTTCGCGAAGAAGGGCATTCTGGCCATGGCGAACACCAGCCGGCCGAACAGCGGCGGCGCGCAGTTCTTCATCACCGTGGTGCCGACGCCGCACCTGAACAACAAGCACACCATCTTCGGTGAGGTCGTGAAGGGTCAGGAGATCGCCGACCGCATCGCGAACGAGATTCCCAAGAACAGCAGCGGGCGTCCCAACAAGCCCATCGTCATCAACAAGCTGGCCATCAGCACCAGCGCGCCGGCCTGACGCCGCGCCTCACTTCCCCCTGACGGGGAGGTGCTTGCCCGCCGCCCCGCTCATGAGGGCACGGCGGGCCGGATGTTCTTCTTTATGTTGTTCCGGGGAGGAGTTCCCGTCGTCCGGGCGCCTCCTGATCACCTTCGACCTCCTGAAGCTCCAGATGCCTCCATCGACACACCGCAGCGGGTTCGCCGCGCTCATTGGCCGTCCCAACGTGGGCAAGAGCACGCTGCTCAATCAACTCACGGGCGAGAAGCTCGCCATCGTGTCCCCCAAGCCGCAGACCACCCGCAACCGCATTCTCGGGGTGGTGACGCGGCCGGAGGGGCAGGTGGCCTTCCTCGACACCCCCGGCATCCACCAGGCCAAGGGGCAGCTCAACCGCTACATGGTGGACGTGGCCCTGCAGGCGGCGGACGAGGTGGACCTGGTCCTCTTCGTCATCGAGGCCTCGGACAAGGTCGAGGTGGGGCCGGGCAACCGCGTCATCCTCGAGCAGTTGCAGAAGCTCGGCAAACCCACGTTCCTCGTCATCAACAAGATCGACACGGTGCCCAAGCTGGTGCTGCTGCCGCTCATCGACTTGTACCAGCGCGAGTTCCCCTTCGCCGAGGTGATTCCCATCTCCGCCAAGGAGGACGATGGCGTGGAGGAGCTGTTTCGCACGGTGCTCTCGCACATGCCCGAGGGCGATGCGCTCTTTCCCGAGGACGTGCTCACGGATCAGGCCGAGCGCACGCTCGTGGCCGAGTACGTGCGCGAGCAGGTGCTGCGCCACTGCCACCAGGAGATTCCCTACTCCACGGCGGTGGTGGTGGACTTCTTCGACGAGTCCGAGCGCGAGCCGCTGCCGGGCACGCCACCGGGGAAGCTCGCGGGCCTCATCCGGATCTCCGGCTCCATCTACGTGGAGCGGGACAGCCAGAAGGCCATCATCATTGGCAAGCAGGGACAGATGTTGAAGACGATCGGTACGGACGCGCGCAAGGCCATCCAGCGGCTCTTGGGGGCGCACGTGTACCTCTCGCTCCGGGTGCGCGTGGAGCCCCGGTGGAGCGAGCGGCCCGAGGGCCTCAAGAAGCTGGGTTACGAGTAGGAAGCCGTCAATGAAGCCTCTGGTCGCCATCGTCGGACGCCCCAACGTGGGCAAGTCCACGCTGTTCAATCGCCTCGCCCGGCGCCGCATCGCGCTGGTGGAGGACATCCCCGGCGTCACCCGGGACCGGCACTACTGGGACGTCGAGTGCGAGGGCCGGTACATCACCATCATCGACACGGGCGGCTTCGTGCCCGGGGAGAAGGACTCGCTCCTGCAGCAGGTGCGCGAGCAGGCGCAGCTGGCCGTGGAGGAGTGTGACGCCATCGTCTTCGTGACGGACGCGCGCGCGGGGCTCACCGCGGCGGATCAGGAAGTCGCCACCTACCTGCGCCAGAGCGGCAAGCCCGTGGTGGTGGCCGCCAACAAGCTCGACAGCGAGTCCCACACCGTCCAGGCGCACGCGGCCGAGTTCTTCCGTCTGGGCCTGGGCGAGGTGTTCCCCATCTCCGCCGAGCATGGCCTGGGCGTGGGCAACATGATGGAGGCCGTGGTCGGGAAGCTGCCGCCCATGGACGACGAGGAACTGGCCGCCAAGGCCTTCGCCGAGACCTCGGAAGACAGCGTCGACGAGCTGTCCGAGGTGGAGTACGGCTTCCAGCCCGACACGGACGAGGACGACGAGGAAGGGGAGGGCGCCAGGAAGGCCTCGGACGAGGCGGGGGACGAGGAGGAGGAGGGCACCCCGGAGGCCCCCGCCGAGGACGAGGAGGAGGAGCGGCCCATCCGGATCGCCATCATCGGGCGGCCCAACGTGGGCAAGAGCACGCTCGTCAACGCGCTGCTCAAGGAGAAGCGCGTGGTGGCCAGCGAGGTGCCCGGCACCACGCGAGACCCCATCGACTCGGAGCTCAAGTACAAGGATCGCCAGGTCATCCTCACGGATACGGCGGGAATCCGGCGCAAGAAGACCATCGCCCACCGGCTGGAGAAGTTCTCGGTGGTGGCGGCGCTCAAGTCGATGGAGCGCAGCGACGTGGCGGTGTTGCTCATGGACGCCACCGAGCCCGCGGTGGACCAGGACGCGAAGCTGGCCGGCATCGCCGAGGAGAAGGGCCGCGCGCTGGTCATCGTGGTGAACAAGTGGGATCTCATCAGCACGGATCAGCGCAAGCAGGAGATCTTCCGGGAAGAGCTCAAGTACGCGCTGAAGTTCGTGCACTACGCGCCCATCGTCTTCACCTCGGCGCTGCACGGCTCCAAGGTGGAGAAGGTGCTGGAGCTGGCGGTGGAACTGGCGGACCAGTTCCGCTACCGTTCACCCACGCCGCAGCTCAACCGGTTGCTCAAGCACATCGAGGACAACCACCCGGCCCCCATCGTGGGACGCGGGCCGCTTCGGGTGTACTACATGGCCCAGGTGGGGACGGCGCCACCCACCTTCGCCATCACCTGTAACCGGCCGGACGGCGTGCCGGACATGTACAAGCGCTACATCACCAATCAGCTGCGCAAGACGTTCGATATCCGCGTCCCCATCCGGCTGCTCTTCCGCGAGCGGCCGGGCAAGGAGAAGCGCGAGGCGCGCAAGCGACCCAAGCCGGCTGGAAAGCGGTAGCCGGTCCGCGTTGACACTGCTGGTGCGCGCTCCGTAGATTGCGCGCCCTTCGACCCCCGAAAAAGGTGCGAACCCCGTGGCCGAGAAGTCCGAGAAGATGACGACGAAGCAGGAGCTGCGCGCTCCGGACGCCTTCCAGCTTTACGGCGCCGAGGCCAGTAGCTGGCTGGAGAAGCGCCAGCAGTACATCGGCCTCGCGCTGGGCGTGGCGCTGGTGGGCGGATTGATCGCCGCGACGGTGCACTATTTCTCCGCCCGCGGCGAGGAGAAGGCCTCCAAGCAGTTCGGCGAGGCGCTGTCGGTGCTGGAGCGGCCGGTGGTGACCGGGGTGGACCTGCAGCCAGCGGCGGAGGGTCAGGAGCCGCCCTTCAAGAGCGACAAGGAGAAGGACGAGGCGATCGTCCAGTCGCTCACCGGGTTTCGGGAGGCGAACAAGGGCTCGGACGCGGCGGCCATGGCGGCGCTGCCCTTGGGCAAGGCCGAGTACCGGCTGGGCAACTACGACCAGGCGCTGGCCTCCTTCGATGCGTTCCTGGGCAAGGCGCGCAAGGAGGATCCGCTGACGGTGTCGGCGCGCGAGGGCCAGGGCTACGCCTACGAGGCCAAGGGCGAGCTGGACAAGGCGCTCGCGTCCTTCCAGGAGATGTCCAAGCTCGACGCGGGCGGCTTCCTGCAGGGCATGGGGCAGTACCACCAGGCGCGCATCCTCGTGGCGCAGGGCAAGAAGGACGAGGCGGCGCAGCTGCTCTCGGACCTGAAGACCGCGCAGACGAACACGGCGGCGGGACGGCTCGCCACCGAGCGGCTGGCGGTATTGGCGGCCCAGGGCGTGAAGGTGCCCGAGCCGAAGCCGGAGTCGGCGCCGGCTGCGACCCCGGACGCGAAGTAGCTCGGATAGGCCTCGATGCGGACCGCGAGCGGGTGGAAGCGTTGGGTGGGTGGGCTCGCGGCGGCGGGTCTGCTCGTGGGTTGCCAGACGGTGCCGGTGTACGGCAACCCGGAGCCGTCCTCTCCGGAGCAGCCGCCGCACCACTTCTTCACGGTGGAGTGGTGGACGCGGCTGGTGGCTCCCTCGCTGCTCGAGTACGCCCCGCGGGAGCAGGCGCGCCCCGCGTACGACGAGAAGAACGAGCGGGTCATCGCGCTCACCCGTGACGGCTACGTGCGCAGCATTGGCGCCGAGGGCAAGGAAGCCTGGAACTACCGGGTGGGCAACCGCTTCTACGCGGGCGCGACGGTGCATGAGGGCACCGTGTATGTGCCGGGCACGGACGGCGTGTTGCATGCCCTGGACGCGAAGACGGGCGCGCCGCGCTGGAAGTACGTGGCGGGAGAGGCGCTGGGGACCGCCCCGGTGATCGAGGGCGACCTGGTCCTGGTCTCCTCCCTGAGCGACACGTTGTTCGCGGTGAAGCGGGACACGGGGGCGCTCGCGTGGTTGTACCGTCGGGACGCGCCCGCGGGCTTCACCATCCACCGCACCTCGGCGCCGGTCGTGCGGGGCCAGTCCGTCTGGGTGGGATTCTCCGACGGCGCGCTGGTGTCGTTGGAGTTGGCCGATGGCGGAGTGCGCTGGGAGAAGTCGCTCGCGCCGGGTTCAGGTGGCAGCGGTCAGTTCGTGGACGTGGACACCACGCCCGTGCTGGACAACGCGGGTCACGTGTACGCCGCGTCGTATACGGGCGGGCTCTACTGTCTCGACGCCGACACGGGCGACGTGGTGTGGAACTCGGTGGCACAGGGCATCACCTCACTGCTGCTGCATGGGGACGTGGTGGTCGCCACGGGAGATGACCGCCTGGATGCCTATATGGCCGACAACGGGCGGCTCATCTGGTCGCGGAGCTTGGAGGAAAGGGCCGGCCTCGACGCGGTGTTGACGAAGGGTCTGCTCCTGGTCCCCGTGCAACGCTCGCTGATCTTCGTGGATCCGCGCACGGGCAAGACCCGGCTGACGTGGAACCCGGCCGAGGGCGTGTCGGCGCCGGCGCGGGTGGTGGGGAGCAAGGTGTATGTGCTCTCCAACAACGGCTACCTGTACGCGTTGCGGCTGGATGGGAGGAGCGGTTGACGGGGAGCACGACGAAGAAGAGGGTGCATGTGGTGGCGGCCCTCATCTTCCGGCCCGGAGACGACGCGCGGTTCCTGGTGCAGCAGCGGCTGCCCGGTGGAAGCCGTGGACTGCTCTGGGAGTTTCCGGGCGGAAAGGTGGAGTCCGGTGAGTCCGAGCCCGAGGCCCTCGCCCGGGAGTGCCGGGAAGAGCTGGACATCGCGCTCCACGTGGGAAGGCGGCTATGGGCGGGCAGACACGAGTACCCGGATCTGACGGTGGACCTGGTGTTGTACGGGGCGAGGCTGGAGTCGGGGGAGCCGAAGACGCTGGGAGCCCAGGCCCTGGCGTTCCTGACGCCGGAGGAGATGCGGGCGTTGCCGTTCTGCGAAGCGGATCTTCCTCCCCTGGAGGAACTGGTGGCGGGGCGTTTGGTCCCTCTTCTTTGATGGTGCGGCGCACGTTCCAGCTCATCCCGGGCGTGGGCCCCTGGAAGGAGAAGGATCTCTGGGCCCGGGGCATCCACACCTGGGAGGACTTTCCGGACAGTGGCGTGGTGCTCGGGCAGAAGGCGGATGGACTGGCGCGCCAGCGGCTGGCCCAGGCTCGCGAGGCCCTGGAGCGGCGGGATCTCGGTGCCCTGGCGGGAATGATTCCGCCCCGCGAGCACTGGCGGCTGTATCCCGAGTTCGCCCGGGACGCGGTGTATTTCGACATCGAGACGAATGGGAAGCAGGAGCAGGAGCCCACGGTGGTGGCCCTGTTCGACGCGGATGGCCTGCGCGTCTTCATCCTCGGCCGCAACATGGACGAACTCCCCGAGGCCATGGCCCAGCGCGCATTGTGGGTGACGTTCAACGGCTCGGTCTTCGACGTGCCGGTGTTGCGCAACTACTTCGGCAAGCGTTTTCCCACGCCCCAGGCCCATATCGATCTGCGCTTCGTCTGCCGTCGGCTCGGCATGGGGGGCGGTCTCAAGGAGATCGAGGACAAGCTGGGTATGGGACGGCCCCCCCACATGAAGGGCGTGAATGGTTGGGACGCCGTGCTGCTGTGGCGCGCCTATCTGGCCCGCGGCGACGTGGAGGCGCTGCGCTTCCTCGTGGAGTACAACCTGTACGACTCGTTCCAGCTGCGCTCGTTGATGGACACGGCGTACAACCGAGCCCTGGATGACTTGAACCTGGACGAACTCGCGCGGCTGCCCGTGTTCGAGCGGGGCGAGGTCCTTTATGACGTGAGTCGGCTCATCCTGGAGCTGGGGCCCACGCAGAGGGATCTGAACGTGCTCGAGCGGGTGCGCGCCCAGGATCGGGATCTGCGCCAGGACTGAGTCCCACCCGAGGACGGAGGTCGGGCGACCGTGTCAGTCCGGACTGGTAGGGTGTTGACGCTGGAGGTCCGGCATCCAATGCCTACCTCCCGTATCCCCTTGGCGCGGCGTTGGCGTGTAACACAGGAGAGCCCGAAGATGTCCATCGACAGGCCCGAGTCCTCGACCCCTCCCAGACTTCTCTTTTGCGTGGATGGCACCCGGTACGAACTCGTCCGCAAGCTGGGACGGCGAAGCTCGGGGGAGTTGCTGCTCGCCCGGCGCCGCCACGCCAAGGGGCCCTCCGGGTGCGTCATCATCAAGCGGTTGTGTCGGCCCGTCAGTGAGAAGCAGAAGCAGCGCTTGGTGCAGGAGGTGCAACTCGCCTACCGCCTCGAGCATCCGGGCATCGCGAGGGTGTACCACTGGGGGACGCACGGAGACCTGCCGTACGTGGTGATGGAGTACGTGGAGGGCCACTCCCTGGAAACGGTGCTCAGCGTCGCCGCCATGCGCCAGCGGCCCATGTCCGAGGCCTTCGTCTGCCATGTGGTGTCGGAGATCGCGGATGCACTCCATTATGCGCATACCCGGACCGATGAGCAGGGTCGGTTCCTGGGGATCGTCCACCGGGACGTCACTCCGGAAAACATCCGGGTGGGCGTGAGCGGCGAGGTGAAGCTGGTGGATTTCGGAGTGGCGTATTCGCTGCTTCCCGGACGGGATGCCACCACGGCCTCGATCCTGCGCGGGGACATCGCCTATGCCTCGCCCGAGCGCATGCGCCTGGAACCGGTGGATCACCGCTCGGATTTGTTCTCGCTGGGGCTGGTGATGCTCGAGTTGCTCACGGGTCGGCATCTGTTCGACCTGGAAGACGTGGAGCATGCGGCTCGGTCCGGAGGAGACGTGCTCGCGGCGGACCGCGACAGCCTCCAGTCCGAGGCGCGCTGTGAGGAGCCCAGTTGGTTGCCCGTCGCGCAGATGGCGGCGCGCATCGAGCGTTTCGGACCCGAGGACGTCGCACGGGCCACTCAGGGGCTCTCCGAGCCGCTCCGGGCCGTGGTGCACCGGGTGCTCCAGCGCGAGCCGTCTGCGCGCTATCAGACGGGGCTGGAACTGCGTGATGCGCTCAGGGCCTTGCTCGTGGTTCAGGGGCGGCCGTATGGGCGGCCAGAAGCGGCGCGGGAGGTATTGGTGGCGGTGAAGGAAGCGGAGTTGCTGCGCGAGTCAGCGGACGTGCTCGAACCGGATGTCTTTCCGGGTTTTCCGGGCGGGCGGACCGAGCACTGAGCGCTCAGCGTCGGCGCTGTTTTTGTTTCTTCGCGGGCGGTGGAGGCTTTTCCTTTTCCCCGGACACCTGGAACGCCAGCCGGATGTCCGCGAGTTCGCGGCCTTGAGCGTCAGTCATCGACGTGCCGCTTTGCGCGTCGATGACCAGGACATACCGATGGCCTGCCTTGAGGGGGGTGGGCAGGGAAATCCGGTAGACCAAGCCCGTGGATGATTCCTCGGCGGCATCGTCCGAGCTCAAGGCCCGGTCGGCTTCGTCGAAGATGCGGACCCGGTAGTTGTGAATCGACTGGGAACCACGCAACTCGAGCGTCGACGTGGGCTCGATGAGCGGCCGACCTTCTTCCTCGCCAACAAAAGGGATGGGCTCCATTCCCGCATCCGGCAATGCGTATTGGAGCGTGAAGACCGCGGGGGCTGGTACCGCGGAGTCCACACCTGAATCCTGTGTGGGAGCAGTGACGACGACACCGGCGTCATCGGTGGGAGTGGAGGGTTTGGGACATCCAGCCACGCCGAGCGCGACCGCGCAGACGAAGCTCACACGGAGGAGTCTCATAGGTGCCGCGGACCCTATGCCTCCAGGGCGTGACCGAGAAGCATGAACGCCCGGATGCCCGGTGGAACGAGGGGACCTAAGCCCCCGAAAACAGACCCAATGAGTCTGATAAGATGCGTTATGTCAACTAAGGGCCGGCCCCGTTCTAGGCCCGTGACATGCGCTTCGCGTCCCGCCGTGGAATCAAAGTTCCCCTCGTGCGTTCGCTAGCCCGGGCATGCTCCGTCTCCCGTCATCGGGCTCCCCTTCCTCTTCCGAAAAGGAACTTCATGAAGCGCCTCCTCATCATGGCCTCCCTGCTTGGCGCCACCCCCGCGCTCGCCGACGAGGGCATGTGGACGTACAACAATTTCCCCTCCTCCAAGGTCAAGGAGAAGTACGGCTTTGCCCCTACCCAGGACTGGCTCGACAAGGTTCGTTTGTCCTCGGCCAAGTTCGGCGGCGGCTGCTCCTCGAGCTTCGTGTCCGCCGACGGCCTGGTGATGACGAACCACCATTGCGCCCGTGGCTGCATCCAGCAGCTGTCCACCGCCAAGAAGGACTTCATCGCCAACGGCTTCTACGCGAAGACCCAGGCCGAGGAGCTCCAGTGTCCGGCCCTCGAGGTCAGCCAGCTCCTGGACATCACCGATGTCACCGAGCAGCTCAACGCCGCGACCAAGGGGCTCACCGGCAAGGCCTATGCCGATGGACTCAAGGCCGAAATGGCCAAGCTGGAGAAGGCCTGCGCCACCAGCGAGCAGTTCCGTTGTGACGTCGTCACCCTGTACCAGGGCGGCAAGTACAACCTCTACAAGTACCAGCGGCACCAGGATGTGCGGCTCGTGTTCGCGCC from Melittangium boletus DSM 14713 includes the following:
- a CDS encoding PQQ-binding-like beta-propeller repeat protein; protein product: MRTASGWKRWVGGLAAAGLLVGCQTVPVYGNPEPSSPEQPPHHFFTVEWWTRLVAPSLLEYAPREQARPAYDEKNERVIALTRDGYVRSIGAEGKEAWNYRVGNRFYAGATVHEGTVYVPGTDGVLHALDAKTGAPRWKYVAGEALGTAPVIEGDLVLVSSLSDTLFAVKRDTGALAWLYRRDAPAGFTIHRTSAPVVRGQSVWVGFSDGALVSLELADGGVRWEKSLAPGSGGSGQFVDVDTTPVLDNAGHVYAASYTGGLYCLDADTGDVVWNSVAQGITSLLLHGDVVVATGDDRLDAYMADNGRLIWSRSLEERAGLDAVLTKGLLLVPVQRSLIFVDPRTGKTRLTWNPAEGVSAPARVVGSKVYVLSNNGYLYALRLDGRSG
- a CDS encoding (deoxy)nucleoside triphosphate pyrophosphohydrolase, translating into MTGSTTKKRVHVVAALIFRPGDDARFLVQQRLPGGSRGLLWEFPGGKVESGESEPEALARECREELDIALHVGRRLWAGRHEYPDLTVDLVLYGARLESGEPKTLGAQALAFLTPEEMRALPFCEADLPPLEELVAGRLVPLL
- a CDS encoding serine/threonine protein kinase, translated to MSIDRPESSTPPRLLFCVDGTRYELVRKLGRRSSGELLLARRRHAKGPSGCVIIKRLCRPVSEKQKQRLVQEVQLAYRLEHPGIARVYHWGTHGDLPYVVMEYVEGHSLETVLSVAAMRQRPMSEAFVCHVVSEIADALHYAHTRTDEQGRFLGIVHRDVTPENIRVGVSGEVKLVDFGVAYSLLPGRDATTASILRGDIAYASPERMRLEPVDHRSDLFSLGLVMLELLTGRHLFDLEDVEHAARSGGDVLAADRDSLQSEARCEEPSWLPVAQMAARIERFGPEDVARATQGLSEPLRAVVHRVLQREPSARYQTGLELRDALRALLVVQGRPYGRPEAAREVLVAVKEAELLRESADVLEPDVFPGFPGGRTEH
- a CDS encoding ribonuclease H-like domain-containing protein, with product MVRRTFQLIPGVGPWKEKDLWARGIHTWEDFPDSGVVLGQKADGLARQRLAQAREALERRDLGALAGMIPPREHWRLYPEFARDAVYFDIETNGKQEQEPTVVALFDADGLRVFILGRNMDELPEAMAQRALWVTFNGSVFDVPVLRNYFGKRFPTPQAHIDLRFVCRRLGMGGGLKEIEDKLGMGRPPHMKGVNGWDAVLLWRAYLARGDVEALRFLVEYNLYDSFQLRSLMDTAYNRALDDLNLDELARLPVFERGEVLYDVSRLILELGPTQRDLNVLERVRAQDRDLRQD
- the era gene encoding GTPase Era, whose amino-acid sequence is MPPSTHRSGFAALIGRPNVGKSTLLNQLTGEKLAIVSPKPQTTRNRILGVVTRPEGQVAFLDTPGIHQAKGQLNRYMVDVALQAADEVDLVLFVIEASDKVEVGPGNRVILEQLQKLGKPTFLVINKIDTVPKLVLLPLIDLYQREFPFAEVIPISAKEDDGVEELFRTVLSHMPEGDALFPEDVLTDQAERTLVAEYVREQVLRHCHQEIPYSTAVVVDFFDESEREPLPGTPPGKLAGLIRISGSIYVERDSQKAIIIGKQGQMLKTIGTDARKAIQRLLGAHVYLSLRVRVEPRWSERPEGLKKLGYE
- the der gene encoding ribosome biogenesis GTPase Der; translated protein: MKPLVAIVGRPNVGKSTLFNRLARRRIALVEDIPGVTRDRHYWDVECEGRYITIIDTGGFVPGEKDSLLQQVREQAQLAVEECDAIVFVTDARAGLTAADQEVATYLRQSGKPVVVAANKLDSESHTVQAHAAEFFRLGLGEVFPISAEHGLGVGNMMEAVVGKLPPMDDEELAAKAFAETSEDSVDELSEVEYGFQPDTDEDDEEGEGARKASDEAGDEEEEGTPEAPAEDEEEERPIRIAIIGRPNVGKSTLVNALLKEKRVVASEVPGTTRDPIDSELKYKDRQVILTDTAGIRRKKTIAHRLEKFSVVAALKSMERSDVAVLLMDATEPAVDQDAKLAGIAEEKGRALVIVVNKWDLISTDQRKQEIFREELKYALKFVHYAPIVFTSALHGSKVEKVLELAVELADQFRYRSPTPQLNRLLKHIEDNHPAPIVGRGPLRVYYMAQVGTAPPTFAITCNRPDGVPDMYKRYITNQLRKTFDIRVPIRLLFRERPGKEKREARKRPKPAGKR
- a CDS encoding tetratricopeptide repeat protein — translated: MAEKSEKMTTKQELRAPDAFQLYGAEASSWLEKRQQYIGLALGVALVGGLIAATVHYFSARGEEKASKQFGEALSVLERPVVTGVDLQPAAEGQEPPFKSDKEKDEAIVQSLTGFREANKGSDAAAMAALPLGKAEYRLGNYDQALASFDAFLGKARKEDPLTVSAREGQGYAYEAKGELDKALASFQEMSKLDAGGFLQGMGQYHQARILVAQGKKDEAAQLLSDLKTAQTNTAAGRLATERLAVLAAQGVKVPEPKPESAPAATPDAK
- a CDS encoding peptidylprolyl isomerase, producing the protein MGMMDEARAGKDLYATFDTTEGTIVVKLLSKEAPITVENFVGLATGEKDWKHPGTGEQMKGTPYYDGTIFHRCLPNFMVQGGDPLGEGYGGPGFNIPDEYQSGRTFAKKGILAMANTSRPNSGGAQFFITVVPTPHLNNKHTIFGEVVKGQEIADRIANEIPKNSSGRPNKPIVINKLAISTSAPA